DNA sequence from the Syntrophorhabdaceae bacterium genome:
CCCTGTCCTGCCTGCTATAAGAACCTGAAAGATGCCGATCCGGACAGGTCTTTCAACATCCTGAGTCCCCTGGAACTCCTGAACCCTGGGAACCTGTCACAGATAGGACAAAAAAGGGACCTTAAGGGTAAGGTCTTCTTTCCTTATTATGGCTGTCTGCTCATGAGACCTGAAGGGAGCGCCATCAGGAACAAGAACATTATGGAAGATGCGATCAGCGCCTTCGGCGGCGATATTGACGGCGAAAAGATGAGGGACCGTTGCTGCGGAGGCAACCAGCTTTTCCTCAACAAATGGGCAACCGAGAAGCTTTCGAACCTGATCCTCAGCAGGTCCAGAGGGACCGTCGTCGTCTTCTGCCCCTTCTGTCACATGGCAATGAAGACATTTGCCGTTGGCAGGAAGGTTATCTATCTCACGGACCTTCTGCTTTACGTTATGGGAGAAAACAATTCTTTATGAAAACAGTCGGTGATACGGGCGGAGTTACGGAGCGCAAAGGCATATGAATATACTGGTGATAGGCGGAGGCATAAGCGGCATATCGGTTGCAAAGGTCGGTCTGGCGGAAAAAAACAACGTGACGATCCTTGAATCGACACCTGAGCCGGGCGGACTGATGGCCCGTATCGCGAACTGCCGGGTGGGGTTCAAAACCTTTTTCGACGAGATACGCGGCCACGAGCGCCTGACCCTGATCAGCGATGCAAAGATCGCGAAGGTAGACAAAAAGGATAAGGCGTTTGTAATAACCCTCGAGGACGGACGGACGCTGTCAGCCGACAAGGTGATAATCGCTACCGGTCTTACCCCCTATGACCCTGTTGAATACAAGGGGAAGAGGGTCCTCACGAGCCTTGAATACGACGCCGTTATAGACCAGCGGCAGGGCGAGCTTCCGGCCGATTTCAACAAGATCGGTTTTTTCCTCTGCGTCGGATCCCGTTCAGAGGATTACCCCCTCTGTTCGTCGGTCTGCTGCTCTTACACCCTCCGTGAGGTGAAATGGACACTGCAAAGGGCGAAGCCGGAGATCTCCGTTTTCTACAACGACCTCCGGTTCTTCGGTCAGGAGTTTTTGATGGAGAAGGCCTTCAGGGATGCGGGGGTGAGGTTTGTCAGGGCCAATTCCCGGTATTTCGATGAGGATGAGGAAGGTGTCACGGTCCGGTATTTTGCAGGAGGCCGGATACAGGAAGAGCGCTTCAATTACGTTGTTCTTGCCATCGGGC
Encoded proteins:
- a CDS encoding FAD-dependent oxidoreductase; translation: MNILVIGGGISGISVAKVGLAEKNNVTILESTPEPGGLMARIANCRVGFKTFFDEIRGHERLTLISDAKIAKVDKKDKAFVITLEDGRTLSADKVIIATGLTPYDPVEYKGKRVLTSLEYDAVIDQRQGELPADFNKIGFFLCVGSRSEDYPLCSSVCCSYTLREVKWTLQRAKPEISVFYNDLRFFGQEFLMEKAFRDAGVRFVRANSRYFDEDEEGVTVRYFAGGRIQEERFNYVVLAIG
- a CDS encoding heterodisulfide reductase-related iron-sulfur binding cluster encodes the protein MEYGYYPGCSLTGSAKKLDRGVRRICEKLGHSLTEIPDWNCCGALEYGDRNELLSISGENLRKARGMCKEIVVPCPACYKNLKDADPDRSFNILSPLELLNPGNLSQIGQKRDLKGKVFFPYYGCLLMRPEGSAIRNKNIMEDAISAFGGDIDGEKMRDRCCGGNQLFLNKWATEKLSNLILSRSRGTVVVFCPFCHMAMKTFAVGRKVIYLTDLLLYVMGENNSL